The DNA sequence TGGTGGCTGTCGACCATCTTGTTGCCGCGCATCCTGCCGTCCGAGAGGCCCTGGCCGTGGCCTTGCCGGACCCGGAGTGGGGGCAGCGGGTGGTCGCGGCCGTCGTCGCCCAAGACCCTGAGCAGCCGCCCCGCCTGGAGTCGGTGCGCGCGCACGTCATGCGCCGCGCCCCCGCGGCGTACGCACCCAAGGAGCTGATCATCGTCGACACACTGCCTGTACTGGCAAATGGCAAGGTGGATCGCCTCGGTCTCACACAGGGCCTCAGCGAGTCCCGGGCCGCCGTCAGCTGATGGCCACTTCCACCGAGTGGGTGCAAGGCGCCCGCCCTCGAACCCTGCCCGCGGCTGTGTCACCCGTGCTGGTCGGCACCGGTGCCGCCGCGGCGGTTGACGCCGTACACCTGGGCCGGGCCCTGCTTGCCTTGATCGTCGCGGTGGCTCTGCAAGTCGGAGTGAACTTCGCCAACGACTACTCCGACGGCATCCGGGGCACCGACGACGACCGGGTGGGCCCCTTCCGGCTGGTCGGCTCCGGTTCGGCTGCCGCTCAGCGGGTGAAGCTGGCAGCATGGCTGAGCTTCGCCGTGGCCGGCGTGACCGGCCTGACCCTGATCACGCTGACCGAACAGTGGTGGCTTCTGGGCGTCGGCGGACTCGCGGTGGCAGCCGCCTGGTTCTACACCGGTGGCACCCGGCCGTACGGCTACCGAGGGCTCGGAGAGATCGCGGTCTTTGTCTTCTTCGGCCTCGTGGCCGTCATGGGAACGACCTACGTCCAGGCGGAGCGTCTCACGGCGTCGTCGTTCGTGGCGGCCGTCGCGGTCGGCAGCCTCGCGTGCGCGCTCCTGCTGGTCAACAACATCCGGGATGCTCCCCAGGACGCGGCCGCCGGCAAACGCACCCTGGCGGTCTTCCTCGGAGAACAACGCAGCCGCGTGCTGTTCGCCGCTCTGATGTCGGTGCCGTTCGTGCTGGTCCTGGCATTGACCGTCACCAAGGGTCCGTGGCTTGCGATCGCTCTGCTGGCGCTTCCCCTCGCGTGGCGCACGGTGGCGCCGGTGCTGCGCGGCGAACGCGGTGTCTTGCTGATCCCGGTGCTTCAGAAAACCGGCCTGACGGGACTCGTCTTCGCGATTCTGCTGACCATCGGGCTCAGCCTGAGCTGACCTGCCCGCCTCCGGGCGGGCCGCTGGGCTCCTCCGGCTCAGGCTCGCGGCTGCGCTGGACGTCGTTCCAGGCGTTCTCTTCGGCAGTGCGCTGCTCCAGCCGGGTCTTGATGGTTGAGACCCGTTTGTCCAGAACCATTGACACGTCGTCGCGGCTGCGACGCAACACGAAGATACTGACGATTCCCGACGCGAAGAACGCGGCCAGCAGCAATCCGAAGCCGCGGAAGCCGACGAGCCAGAGCAACGCGCCGATCACAGCCAAGATCAGGACGCGCAACATGGTGTATCGCAGGATGGCCATAACGTCACCAGCCTACGACGCGAGTGGCCGCGCCCGCGTAGGGGCGGTGCGCAACCGTGGCCTGCCTCCGGGAGCAAATCCCGGTCTGTACGGTTGATGCATGACTGATCGTATGCGTTTCGGAATGTTCATCCCACAGGGCTGGCGGCTCGACTTGGTCGATATCCCTCCGGAGGAGCAATGGAACACGATGCTCGGCATCGCCAAACGCGCCGACCAAGGCACCGCCTTCGAGACCGTATTCGTTTATGACCATTTCCACACCGTCCCGGAACCGACCAGCGAAGCCACCCATGAGGCATGGACGCTGATGGCCGCCTTCGCGGCCGCCACGGAGCGGGTGCGGCTGGGCCAGATGTGCACGTGTATGGCGTACCGCAACCCGGCCTACCTGGCCAAAGTCGCAGCCACCGTGGACATCATCTCAGGCGGACGCGCCGAGATGGGGATCGGCGCCGGCTGGTACGAGCACGAATGGCGCGCCTACGGCTACGGATTCCCGCGAGCCGGCGAGCGGCTGGCAATGCTCGATGAGGGCGTCCAGATCATGCGGCAGCTGTGGACCCATGGCACGGCCACGCTGAAGGGGGAACACTATTCCGTCGACGGCGCCATCTGCCGGCCGCTCCCCCTCCAGGAGGGCGGCATCCCACTGTGGATCGCCGGTGGCGGCGAGAAGGTGACGCTCAGAATCGCCGCGAAGAACGCCCGTGGCGGCGAGCTCGACGCCGAGAGCTACACCGGTTACACCAACTTCGGCGGAGACCTCGACACGTTCGTCCGGAAGTCGGAGATTCTCGCGCAACACTGCCGCGACCTCGGCACCGATTTCGACTCCATCACTCGAACGTCCAGCTTCAACATCGTCATCGGTGAGACCGAGGCCGAGGTCGAGGACAAACTGTCGAAATTCGCCGATGTGGCGCGCCGGTTCCTACCGGCTGACCGCGTCGAGGAAGCGCTCAAGAACTACCGCACGAGCCCCACGACAGGCACGCCGGAACAGATCACCGAGCACCTCGAGGCGATGCGGGACGCCGGCATGAAGTACGCCATTTTCTATGTGCAGGGTGCCGCGTACGAGTCGGACAGCCTCGATCTCGTAGAGCAGAAAGTCATACCGGCACTTCAGTAACCCCGCACCATATGCCTGTGGCCAGGACGTAAACCGGTGTTCACGTCCTGGCCGAGGTGGTTTCGCCGCCGTTTGTCGTGCTCGTCACGGGTGATGAACGCAGGGTGTTGTGGGCGTGGCGGCACATCTGGCTTAGGCTGGAGCATAGAGATTCATCCAATGAGGAGGTCCCGCAGTGGCCCGCGTGTTGCCGGTGGTGGTAGCGCTCATCCTGACGGTCTATGCGCTGATCGACTGCCTGCAGACCGACTCGGCCAGGATCCGGATGCTGAACAAGGCTGTCTGGGTGGCCCTCATCGTGTTGATACCGGTGATCGGCCCCGTCCTCTGGCTCGCCGCG is a window from the Phytoactinopolyspora mesophila genome containing:
- a CDS encoding DUF4229 domain-containing protein is translated as MAILRYTMLRVLILAVIGALLWLVGFRGFGLLLAAFFASGIVSIFVLRRSRDDVSMVLDKRVSTIKTRLEQRTAEENAWNDVQRSREPEPEEPSGPPGGGQVSSG
- a CDS encoding 1,4-dihydroxy-2-naphthoate polyprenyltransferase, giving the protein MATSTEWVQGARPRTLPAAVSPVLVGTGAAAAVDAVHLGRALLALIVAVALQVGVNFANDYSDGIRGTDDDRVGPFRLVGSGSAAAQRVKLAAWLSFAVAGVTGLTLITLTEQWWLLGVGGLAVAAAWFYTGGTRPYGYRGLGEIAVFVFFGLVAVMGTTYVQAERLTASSFVAAVAVGSLACALLLVNNIRDAPQDAAAGKRTLAVFLGEQRSRVLFAALMSVPFVLVLALTVTKGPWLAIALLALPLAWRTVAPVLRGERGVLLIPVLQKTGLTGLVFAILLTIGLSLS
- a CDS encoding TIGR03560 family F420-dependent LLM class oxidoreductase, giving the protein MRFGMFIPQGWRLDLVDIPPEEQWNTMLGIAKRADQGTAFETVFVYDHFHTVPEPTSEATHEAWTLMAAFAAATERVRLGQMCTCMAYRNPAYLAKVAATVDIISGGRAEMGIGAGWYEHEWRAYGYGFPRAGERLAMLDEGVQIMRQLWTHGTATLKGEHYSVDGAICRPLPLQEGGIPLWIAGGGEKVTLRIAAKNARGGELDAESYTGYTNFGGDLDTFVRKSEILAQHCRDLGTDFDSITRTSSFNIVIGETEAEVEDKLSKFADVARRFLPADRVEEALKNYRTSPTTGTPEQITEHLEAMRDAGMKYAIFYVQGAAYESDSLDLVEQKVIPALQ